Proteins found in one Triticum urartu cultivar G1812 chromosome 4, Tu2.1, whole genome shotgun sequence genomic segment:
- the LOC125550149 gene encoding uncharacterized protein LOC125550149 isoform X8, which produces MAGEDGKVDHPRRSGRLKAQTRADQEHGAEDTSEVDCSRRRRLRPQSSSGQEADGEADHPCYNLRLRSHRAVSKEGKDHNRVKKPNDYYREKEKANGRKLNARDASKQAKWMWKKMSDAEPNVSDPSWLQDLPAPPQEPVFSFSGSSMDQVSMYVSTGPEASSDSESLFKKGKGDGVRPSPPSVNRPAVRRGSK; this is translated from the exons ATGGCCGGGGAAGACGGCAAGGTGGATCATCCACGCCGCAGCGGGCGCCTGAAGGCTCAAACTCGCGCGGATCAGGAGCACGGTGCTGAGGACACCAGCGAGGTGGACtgctcgcgccgccgccgtctcAGGCCTCAGTCTTCCTCGGGCCAGGAGGCCGATGGCGAGGCGGACCACCCGTGCTACAATTTACGCCTCAG GAGCCACCGTGCTGTGAGCAAGGAAGGCAAGGATCATAACAGGGTGAAAAAGCCAAA TGATTACTATagggagaaggagaaggcaaaCGGAAGAAAGTTAAACGCTCGAGATGCAAGTAAACAGGCTAAGTGGATGTGGAAAAAGATGAGTGATGCT GAGCCCAACGTCAGTGACCCGTCTTGGCTTCAGGATCTTCCAGCACCTCCACAG GAGCCAGTATTCAGCTTTAGCGGAAGTTCAATG GACCAGGTGTCTATGTATGTTTCAACTGGGCCGGAAGCATCAAGTGATTCGGAGTCTTTGTTTAAG AAAGGAAAAGGTGATGGCGTGCGGCCTTCGCCCCCGTCGGTGAACAGGCCAGCTGTGAG GCGAGGTAGCAAGTAG
- the LOC125550149 gene encoding uncharacterized protein LOC125550149 isoform X6 produces the protein MAGEDGKVDHPRRSGRLKAQTRADQEHGAEDTSEVDCSRRRRLRPQSSSGQEADGEADHPCYNLRLSDYYREKEKANGRKLNARDASKQAKWMWKKMSDADKAPYKAEAIRLSAEYKEKKGRMNCSSPEVVSMPPLVNDTASEVIATPPAVNGTPPAVNGTPLQVIVMPPAVNDTPPAVNGTPLQEPNVSDPSWLQDLPAPPQEPVFSFSGSSMDQVSMYVSTGPEASSDSESLFKKGKGDGVRPSPPSVNRPAVRRGSK, from the exons ATGGCCGGGGAAGACGGCAAGGTGGATCATCCACGCCGCAGCGGGCGCCTGAAGGCTCAAACTCGCGCGGATCAGGAGCACGGTGCTGAGGACACCAGCGAGGTGGACtgctcgcgccgccgccgtctcAGGCCTCAGTCTTCCTCGGGCCAGGAGGCCGATGGCGAGGCGGACCACCCGTGCTACAATTTACGCCTCAG TGATTACTATagggagaaggagaaggcaaaCGGAAGAAAGTTAAACGCTCGAGATGCAAGTAAACAGGCTAAGTGGATGTGGAAAAAGATGAGTGATGCT GACAAAGCCCCCTACAAGGCAGAGGCTATAAGACTAAGTGCAGAATACAAAGAAAAAAAGGGAAGGATGAACTGCTCTTCACCAGAAGTGGTCTCCATGCCCCCACTGGTGAATGACACGGCTTCAGAGGTGATCGCCACGCCTCCAGCGGTGAATGGCACGCCACCAGCTGTGAATGGCACACCTCTACAGGTGATCGTCATGCCACCAGCTGTGAATGACACGCCACCAGCTGTGAATGGCACACCTCTACAG GAGCCCAACGTCAGTGACCCGTCTTGGCTTCAGGATCTTCCAGCACCTCCACAG GAGCCAGTATTCAGCTTTAGCGGAAGTTCAATG GACCAGGTGTCTATGTATGTTTCAACTGGGCCGGAAGCATCAAGTGATTCGGAGTCTTTGTTTAAG AAAGGAAAAGGTGATGGCGTGCGGCCTTCGCCCCCGTCGGTGAACAGGCCAGCTGTGAG GCGAGGTAGCAAGTAG
- the LOC125550149 gene encoding uncharacterized protein LOC125550149 isoform X4, with protein MAGEDGKVDHPRRSGRLKAQTRADQEHGAEDTSEVDCSRRRRLRPQSSSGQEADGEADHPCYNLRLRSHRAVSKEGKDHNRVKKPKHEFFLYIDYYREKEKANGRKLNARDASKQAKWMWKKMSDADKAPYKAEAIRLSAEYKEKKGRMNCSSPEVVSMPPLVNDTASEVIATPPAVNGTPPAVNGTPLQEPNVSDPSWLQDLPAPPQEPVFSFSGSSMDQVSMYVSTGPEASSDSESLFKKGKGDGVRPSPPSVNRPAVRRGSK; from the exons ATGGCCGGGGAAGACGGCAAGGTGGATCATCCACGCCGCAGCGGGCGCCTGAAGGCTCAAACTCGCGCGGATCAGGAGCACGGTGCTGAGGACACCAGCGAGGTGGACtgctcgcgccgccgccgtctcAGGCCTCAGTCTTCCTCGGGCCAGGAGGCCGATGGCGAGGCGGACCACCCGTGCTACAATTTACGCCTCAG GAGCCACCGTGCTGTGAGCAAGGAAGGCAAGGATCATAACAGGGTGAAAAAGCCAAAGCATGAGTTTTTTCTCTATAT TGATTACTATagggagaaggagaaggcaaaCGGAAGAAAGTTAAACGCTCGAGATGCAAGTAAACAGGCTAAGTGGATGTGGAAAAAGATGAGTGATGCT GACAAAGCCCCCTACAAGGCAGAGGCTATAAGACTAAGTGCAGAATACAAAGAAAAAAAGGGAAGGATGAACTGCTCTTCACCAGAAGTGGTCTCCATGCCCCCACTGGTGAATGACACGGCTTCAGAGGTGATCGCCACGCCTCCAGCGGTGAATGGCACGCCACCAGCTGTGAATGGCACACCTCTACAG GAGCCCAACGTCAGTGACCCGTCTTGGCTTCAGGATCTTCCAGCACCTCCACAG GAGCCAGTATTCAGCTTTAGCGGAAGTTCAATG GACCAGGTGTCTATGTATGTTTCAACTGGGCCGGAAGCATCAAGTGATTCGGAGTCTTTGTTTAAG AAAGGAAAAGGTGATGGCGTGCGGCCTTCGCCCCCGTCGGTGAACAGGCCAGCTGTGAG GCGAGGTAGCAAGTAG
- the LOC125550149 gene encoding uncharacterized protein LOC125550149 isoform X2, giving the protein MAGEDGKVDHPRRSGRLKAQTRADQEHGAEDTSEVDCSRRRRLRPQSSSGQEADGEADHPCYNLRLRSHRAVSKEGKDHNRVKKPKHEFFLYIDYYREKEKANGRKLNARDASKQAKWMWKKMSDADKAPYKAEAIRLSAEYKEKKGRMNCSSPEVVSMPPLVNDTASEVIATPPAVNGTPPAVNGTPLQVIVMPPAVNDTPPAVNGTPLQEPNVSDPSWLQDLPAPPQEPVFSFSGSSMVSMYVSTGPEASSDSESLFKKGKGDGVRPSPPSVNRPAVRRGSK; this is encoded by the exons ATGGCCGGGGAAGACGGCAAGGTGGATCATCCACGCCGCAGCGGGCGCCTGAAGGCTCAAACTCGCGCGGATCAGGAGCACGGTGCTGAGGACACCAGCGAGGTGGACtgctcgcgccgccgccgtctcAGGCCTCAGTCTTCCTCGGGCCAGGAGGCCGATGGCGAGGCGGACCACCCGTGCTACAATTTACGCCTCAG GAGCCACCGTGCTGTGAGCAAGGAAGGCAAGGATCATAACAGGGTGAAAAAGCCAAAGCATGAGTTTTTTCTCTATAT TGATTACTATagggagaaggagaaggcaaaCGGAAGAAAGTTAAACGCTCGAGATGCAAGTAAACAGGCTAAGTGGATGTGGAAAAAGATGAGTGATGCT GACAAAGCCCCCTACAAGGCAGAGGCTATAAGACTAAGTGCAGAATACAAAGAAAAAAAGGGAAGGATGAACTGCTCTTCACCAGAAGTGGTCTCCATGCCCCCACTGGTGAATGACACGGCTTCAGAGGTGATCGCCACGCCTCCAGCGGTGAATGGCACGCCACCAGCTGTGAATGGCACACCTCTACAGGTGATCGTCATGCCACCAGCTGTGAATGACACGCCACCAGCTGTGAATGGCACACCTCTACAG GAGCCCAACGTCAGTGACCCGTCTTGGCTTCAGGATCTTCCAGCACCTCCACAG GAGCCAGTATTCAGCTTTAGCGGAAGTTCAATG GTGTCTATGTATGTTTCAACTGGGCCGGAAGCATCAAGTGATTCGGAGTCTTTGTTTAAG AAAGGAAAAGGTGATGGCGTGCGGCCTTCGCCCCCGTCGGTGAACAGGCCAGCTGTGAG GCGAGGTAGCAAGTAG
- the LOC125550149 gene encoding transcription factor Sox-3-A-like isoform X1 yields MAGEDGKVDHPRRSGRLKAQTRADQEHGAEDTSEVDCSRRRRLRPQSSSGQEADGEADHPCYNLRLRSHRAVSKEGKDHNRVKKPKHEFFLYIDYYREKEKANGRKLNARDASKQAKWMWKKMSDADKAPYKAEAIRLSAEYKEKKGRMNCSSPEVVSMPPLVNDTASEVIATPPAVNGTPPAVNGTPLQVIVMPPAVNDTPPAVNGTPLQEPNVSDPSWLQDLPAPPQEPVFSFSGSSMDQVSMYVSTGPEASSDSESLFKKGKGDGVRPSPPSVNRPAVRRGSK; encoded by the exons ATGGCCGGGGAAGACGGCAAGGTGGATCATCCACGCCGCAGCGGGCGCCTGAAGGCTCAAACTCGCGCGGATCAGGAGCACGGTGCTGAGGACACCAGCGAGGTGGACtgctcgcgccgccgccgtctcAGGCCTCAGTCTTCCTCGGGCCAGGAGGCCGATGGCGAGGCGGACCACCCGTGCTACAATTTACGCCTCAG GAGCCACCGTGCTGTGAGCAAGGAAGGCAAGGATCATAACAGGGTGAAAAAGCCAAAGCATGAGTTTTTTCTCTATAT TGATTACTATagggagaaggagaaggcaaaCGGAAGAAAGTTAAACGCTCGAGATGCAAGTAAACAGGCTAAGTGGATGTGGAAAAAGATGAGTGATGCT GACAAAGCCCCCTACAAGGCAGAGGCTATAAGACTAAGTGCAGAATACAAAGAAAAAAAGGGAAGGATGAACTGCTCTTCACCAGAAGTGGTCTCCATGCCCCCACTGGTGAATGACACGGCTTCAGAGGTGATCGCCACGCCTCCAGCGGTGAATGGCACGCCACCAGCTGTGAATGGCACACCTCTACAGGTGATCGTCATGCCACCAGCTGTGAATGACACGCCACCAGCTGTGAATGGCACACCTCTACAG GAGCCCAACGTCAGTGACCCGTCTTGGCTTCAGGATCTTCCAGCACCTCCACAG GAGCCAGTATTCAGCTTTAGCGGAAGTTCAATG GACCAGGTGTCTATGTATGTTTCAACTGGGCCGGAAGCATCAAGTGATTCGGAGTCTTTGTTTAAG AAAGGAAAAGGTGATGGCGTGCGGCCTTCGCCCCCGTCGGTGAACAGGCCAGCTGTGAG GCGAGGTAGCAAGTAG
- the LOC125550149 gene encoding uncharacterized protein LOC125550149 isoform X7: MAGEDGKVDHPRRSGRLKAQTRADQEHGAEDTSEVDCSRRRRLRPQSSSGQEADGEADHPCYNLRLRSHRAVSKEGKDHNRVKKPKHEFFLYIDYYREKEKANGRKLNARDASKQAKWMWKKMSDAEPNVSDPSWLQDLPAPPQEPVFSFSGSSMDQVSMYVSTGPEASSDSESLFKKGKGDGVRPSPPSVNRPAVRRGSK, encoded by the exons ATGGCCGGGGAAGACGGCAAGGTGGATCATCCACGCCGCAGCGGGCGCCTGAAGGCTCAAACTCGCGCGGATCAGGAGCACGGTGCTGAGGACACCAGCGAGGTGGACtgctcgcgccgccgccgtctcAGGCCTCAGTCTTCCTCGGGCCAGGAGGCCGATGGCGAGGCGGACCACCCGTGCTACAATTTACGCCTCAG GAGCCACCGTGCTGTGAGCAAGGAAGGCAAGGATCATAACAGGGTGAAAAAGCCAAAGCATGAGTTTTTTCTCTATAT TGATTACTATagggagaaggagaaggcaaaCGGAAGAAAGTTAAACGCTCGAGATGCAAGTAAACAGGCTAAGTGGATGTGGAAAAAGATGAGTGATGCT GAGCCCAACGTCAGTGACCCGTCTTGGCTTCAGGATCTTCCAGCACCTCCACAG GAGCCAGTATTCAGCTTTAGCGGAAGTTCAATG GACCAGGTGTCTATGTATGTTTCAACTGGGCCGGAAGCATCAAGTGATTCGGAGTCTTTGTTTAAG AAAGGAAAAGGTGATGGCGTGCGGCCTTCGCCCCCGTCGGTGAACAGGCCAGCTGTGAG GCGAGGTAGCAAGTAG
- the LOC125550149 gene encoding uncharacterized protein LOC125550149 isoform X3, with protein MAGEDGKVDHPRRSGRLKAQTRADQEHGAEDTSEVDCSRRRRLRPQSSSGQEADGEADHPCYNLRLRSHRAVSKEGKDHNRVKKPNDYYREKEKANGRKLNARDASKQAKWMWKKMSDADKAPYKAEAIRLSAEYKEKKGRMNCSSPEVVSMPPLVNDTASEVIATPPAVNGTPPAVNGTPLQVIVMPPAVNDTPPAVNGTPLQEPNVSDPSWLQDLPAPPQEPVFSFSGSSMDQVSMYVSTGPEASSDSESLFKKGKGDGVRPSPPSVNRPAVRRGSK; from the exons ATGGCCGGGGAAGACGGCAAGGTGGATCATCCACGCCGCAGCGGGCGCCTGAAGGCTCAAACTCGCGCGGATCAGGAGCACGGTGCTGAGGACACCAGCGAGGTGGACtgctcgcgccgccgccgtctcAGGCCTCAGTCTTCCTCGGGCCAGGAGGCCGATGGCGAGGCGGACCACCCGTGCTACAATTTACGCCTCAG GAGCCACCGTGCTGTGAGCAAGGAAGGCAAGGATCATAACAGGGTGAAAAAGCCAAA TGATTACTATagggagaaggagaaggcaaaCGGAAGAAAGTTAAACGCTCGAGATGCAAGTAAACAGGCTAAGTGGATGTGGAAAAAGATGAGTGATGCT GACAAAGCCCCCTACAAGGCAGAGGCTATAAGACTAAGTGCAGAATACAAAGAAAAAAAGGGAAGGATGAACTGCTCTTCACCAGAAGTGGTCTCCATGCCCCCACTGGTGAATGACACGGCTTCAGAGGTGATCGCCACGCCTCCAGCGGTGAATGGCACGCCACCAGCTGTGAATGGCACACCTCTACAGGTGATCGTCATGCCACCAGCTGTGAATGACACGCCACCAGCTGTGAATGGCACACCTCTACAG GAGCCCAACGTCAGTGACCCGTCTTGGCTTCAGGATCTTCCAGCACCTCCACAG GAGCCAGTATTCAGCTTTAGCGGAAGTTCAATG GACCAGGTGTCTATGTATGTTTCAACTGGGCCGGAAGCATCAAGTGATTCGGAGTCTTTGTTTAAG AAAGGAAAAGGTGATGGCGTGCGGCCTTCGCCCCCGTCGGTGAACAGGCCAGCTGTGAG GCGAGGTAGCAAGTAG
- the LOC125550149 gene encoding uncharacterized protein LOC125550149 isoform X5 — protein sequence MAGEDGKVDHPRRSGRLKAQTRADQEHGAEDTSEVDCSRRRRLRPQSSSGQEADGEADHPCYNLRLRSHRAVSKEGKDHNRVKKPKHEFFLYIDYYREKEKANGRKLNARDASKQAKWMWKKMSDADKAPYKAEAIRLSAEYKEKKGRMNCSSPEVVSMPPLVNDTASEVIATPPAVNGTPPAVNGTPLQEPNVSDPSWLQDLPAPPQEPVFSFSGSSMVSMYVSTGPEASSDSESLFKKGKGDGVRPSPPSVNRPAVRRGSK from the exons ATGGCCGGGGAAGACGGCAAGGTGGATCATCCACGCCGCAGCGGGCGCCTGAAGGCTCAAACTCGCGCGGATCAGGAGCACGGTGCTGAGGACACCAGCGAGGTGGACtgctcgcgccgccgccgtctcAGGCCTCAGTCTTCCTCGGGCCAGGAGGCCGATGGCGAGGCGGACCACCCGTGCTACAATTTACGCCTCAG GAGCCACCGTGCTGTGAGCAAGGAAGGCAAGGATCATAACAGGGTGAAAAAGCCAAAGCATGAGTTTTTTCTCTATAT TGATTACTATagggagaaggagaaggcaaaCGGAAGAAAGTTAAACGCTCGAGATGCAAGTAAACAGGCTAAGTGGATGTGGAAAAAGATGAGTGATGCT GACAAAGCCCCCTACAAGGCAGAGGCTATAAGACTAAGTGCAGAATACAAAGAAAAAAAGGGAAGGATGAACTGCTCTTCACCAGAAGTGGTCTCCATGCCCCCACTGGTGAATGACACGGCTTCAGAGGTGATCGCCACGCCTCCAGCGGTGAATGGCACGCCACCAGCTGTGAATGGCACACCTCTACAG GAGCCCAACGTCAGTGACCCGTCTTGGCTTCAGGATCTTCCAGCACCTCCACAG GAGCCAGTATTCAGCTTTAGCGGAAGTTCAATG GTGTCTATGTATGTTTCAACTGGGCCGGAAGCATCAAGTGATTCGGAGTCTTTGTTTAAG AAAGGAAAAGGTGATGGCGTGCGGCCTTCGCCCCCGTCGGTGAACAGGCCAGCTGTGAG GCGAGGTAGCAAGTAG